Proteins encoded within one genomic window of Granulicella pectinivorans:
- a CDS encoding GerMN domain-containing protein, translating into MIPRYQRILFWSLIGCVLLMFAFLLRGCEQVHKRLKGTGNLAPLSAPNANSPETVTFYLASDADASITPTQRQVALPAEPTIRARALLENLITQYGDTESAHPLKQGSAVADIFLLTMPSPPPTANTTNRLDSLSRSSTGETAVINLRGSFADNHPSGVVVETLTLQSIIGTLHAALPQIDQVRFLVDGKPRETLAGHASLLRAYQATDTANRPLVPLDSK; encoded by the coding sequence GTGATCCCACGCTACCAGCGCATCCTCTTCTGGTCTCTCATCGGCTGCGTGCTGCTCATGTTCGCCTTCCTGCTGCGCGGTTGCGAGCAGGTTCACAAGCGCCTCAAGGGTACCGGCAACCTCGCGCCTCTCTCCGCGCCCAACGCCAACAGTCCCGAGACCGTCACCTTCTACCTCGCGTCCGATGCCGATGCCTCCATCACGCCCACCCAGCGCCAGGTAGCCCTTCCCGCCGAGCCCACGATCCGCGCCCGCGCCCTGCTCGAAAACCTCATCACCCAGTACGGCGATACCGAATCCGCCCATCCGCTGAAGCAGGGCTCCGCCGTGGCCGATATCTTCCTCCTCACCATGCCGTCGCCACCCCCAACGGCCAACACCACCAACCGCCTCGACTCCCTCTCGCGCTCCTCGACCGGAGAGACCGCCGTCATCAACCTGCGCGGCAGCTTCGCCGACAACCACCCCTCCGGCGTCGTCGTCGAAACGCTCACGCTCCAGTCCATCATCGGCACCCTGCACGCCGCACTGCCCCAGATCGACCAGGTGCGCTTCCTCGTCGACGGGAAGCCCCGCGAAACCCTCGCCGGCCACGCTAGCCTCCTACGCGCCTACCAGGCCACCGATACCGCCAACCGTCCCCTCGTTCCGCTCGATTCCAAGTAA
- a CDS encoding Ig-like domain repeat protein yields MAMGTQSGTNPGKLIGGLVLACLLAASRAQTAVVPLLSPVGLAFDAAGGVYVAESGRHVVDRFDPVTGAFTVVAGNGTQGFAGDGGPATAAELDSPQGLALDAAGNLYIADAHNHRVRMVAATTKVISTVASGFRLPMAVALDGVGDLFVADAADHRVQRVVLASGVISTVAGNGTEGSGGDGGAATEAALDSPGGLALDPGGNLYIADTHNHRVRMVAAGTGLISTLASGLGLPKGISVDTTGDMYVADRQGHTVFKLAGGSLTMLAGTGGEGFAGDGGPAVAALLDGPQAAGVSPAGLVTLADTRNQRVRQVDRSGVIRTLAGVGLESGTVVFTGASVVQYGTGSLTATCHGATGSVVLYDVSGGTPVALGTTALVDGVASFSTAGLAAGGHRLLAAYGGDAGHAAGESGVVSLTVTPAPLIAAAGTIAMVYGAAVPGVTGTLTGVLGQDVGKVSAVFATDATSLSPVGIYPVTARLTGAAAANYAVTATGNVTIGQAGSDTTLGSSALTVTSGTPVTFSAKATSKTQGVPTGRVSFLDGGVTVGALALDGSGAASMPLTLGPGTHAVTAVYGGDANFLGSASAALSEEVVTSVIAAQPDFALNATNGTQTIVGGTSATFGFGVTVTNGSLSGPILLAATGLPNGASASFHPAVIPPGGAVTSFTMTIQTVKPAAISPMQAATFALGVLLFLGLRRRNRVVGVLFGLGLLAGCGDRVTNVGSGGSGKGPVSYPITVTGTSTASSGAVLEHTAVVTLTVQ; encoded by the coding sequence ATGGCCATGGGGACGCAGAGCGGTACAAACCCAGGGAAGCTGATCGGCGGTCTCGTGCTTGCGTGCCTGCTGGCCGCCTCGCGCGCGCAGACGGCGGTCGTGCCTCTGCTGTCGCCGGTGGGGCTGGCGTTCGATGCCGCGGGCGGGGTGTACGTCGCGGAGTCCGGCAGGCACGTCGTGGACCGTTTCGACCCGGTGACCGGCGCGTTTACGGTGGTGGCTGGGAACGGCACGCAGGGGTTTGCGGGCGATGGTGGCCCGGCGACAGCGGCCGAGCTGGATTCGCCGCAGGGGCTGGCTCTGGATGCCGCCGGAAATCTGTATATCGCCGACGCTCATAACCATCGGGTAAGAATGGTCGCTGCCACGACCAAGGTGATCTCAACTGTGGCGTCGGGATTCAGGCTGCCAATGGCAGTGGCCCTGGATGGCGTGGGAGATCTTTTTGTGGCGGATGCGGCAGACCACCGGGTACAGCGGGTCGTTCTGGCGTCCGGGGTTATCTCGACCGTTGCGGGCAACGGCACGGAAGGAAGTGGCGGCGATGGTGGCGCGGCTACGGAGGCTGCGCTGGATTCGCCGGGTGGACTGGCCCTGGATCCAGGCGGAAATCTCTACATCGCCGATACGCATAATCATCGGGTGAGGATGGTCGCGGCTGGGACGGGATTGATCTCGACGTTGGCAAGTGGGCTGGGGTTGCCGAAGGGAATCTCGGTGGATACCACCGGGGATATGTATGTGGCAGATCGTCAGGGCCATACGGTGTTCAAGCTGGCTGGTGGATCGCTCACGATGCTGGCGGGAACGGGCGGTGAGGGATTCGCGGGTGACGGTGGGCCGGCGGTGGCTGCCTTACTCGATGGTCCGCAGGCGGCGGGGGTGTCTCCGGCTGGGCTCGTTACGCTGGCCGACACGCGCAACCAGAGGGTGCGGCAGGTGGACCGGAGCGGTGTGATCCGGACGCTGGCCGGGGTCGGACTGGAGAGCGGAACGGTCGTGTTCACCGGGGCTTCGGTGGTGCAATATGGAACCGGGAGTCTGACGGCGACGTGCCACGGAGCTACCGGATCGGTCGTGTTGTATGACGTCTCGGGTGGAACGCCGGTGGCGCTTGGAACAACGGCGCTGGTGGATGGGGTGGCGAGCTTCAGTACGGCGGGTTTGGCGGCTGGGGGGCATCGGCTGCTCGCGGCCTATGGCGGAGACGCGGGACATGCGGCGGGCGAGAGCGGGGTCGTATCGCTGACGGTGACGCCGGCTCCGCTGATTGCAGCTGCCGGGACGATTGCGATGGTCTATGGCGCAGCCGTTCCGGGGGTGACAGGAACGCTGACGGGGGTACTTGGCCAGGATGTAGGGAAGGTGTCTGCGGTCTTTGCCACAGATGCCACAAGCCTTTCGCCGGTTGGGATCTATCCGGTCACAGCGAGGCTGACAGGCGCCGCTGCGGCGAACTATGCCGTGACGGCTACCGGAAACGTGACGATCGGGCAGGCTGGGAGCGACACAACGCTTGGGAGCTCTGCCCTGACGGTGACGAGCGGGACCCCGGTGACGTTCTCGGCGAAGGCTACTTCAAAGACGCAGGGGGTGCCGACGGGCCGGGTCAGCTTTCTGGATGGGGGCGTGACGGTAGGGGCGTTGGCGTTGGACGGCAGCGGCGCGGCGTCGATGCCGCTGACGCTGGGGCCGGGAACGCACGCGGTCACGGCGGTTTATGGCGGGGACGCGAACTTTTTGGGAAGTGCTTCTGCGGCACTCTCGGAAGAAGTTGTCACGTCCGTGATCGCTGCCCAGCCTGACTTTGCGCTGAATGCGACGAACGGCACGCAGACGATCGTGGGAGGTACGTCCGCGACCTTTGGTTTTGGGGTGACGGTGACGAACGGGAGTTTGAGCGGGCCGATTCTGCTGGCGGCGACGGGGCTGCCCAATGGGGCGTCGGCTTCGTTCCACCCGGCGGTCATTCCACCGGGCGGAGCCGTGACGAGCTTTACCATGACGATTCAGACGGTGAAGCCTGCGGCGATCTCGCCCATGCAGGCCGCGACCTTTGCGCTGGGAGTGCTGCTGTTCCTCGGGCTGCGGAGGAGGAATCGAGTGGTTGGCGTGCTGTTTGGGCTTGGACTGCTCGCCGGGTGCGGCGATCGGGTCACCAACGTGGGTAGTGGAGGTTCAGGGAAGGGGCCGGTGAGCTATCCGATCACGGTGACCGGAACCTCAACGGCCTCCTCCGGTGCGGTGCTGGAGCATACAGCGGTGGTTACGCTGACGGTTCAGTAA
- the nth gene encoding endonuclease III, translated as MPTKKPAKKSARALTPPQKLTPRARKLAIEGVPAAKARTIAATEPVSPKIKRGRTIKPTSPERVAAILDALAKTYPGVVCALTHRNAFELVIATALSAQTTDVNVNKVTPELFDFFPTPKALAAAPLEEIERIIHSTGFYRAKAKNIKAAAQVLVDKFKGKVPETIEELILLPGVARKTANVVLGSWFGIPSGVVVDTHVSRISQRLELTKSTTPEKIELDLQKIIPQDRWINFSHELIHHGRQVCIARNPKCTDCTLEKICNSLDKTWYSH; from the coding sequence ATGCCTACAAAAAAGCCTGCAAAAAAATCCGCCAGGGCACTTACTCCTCCGCAGAAGCTCACCCCCAGGGCGCGTAAGCTGGCCATCGAAGGTGTCCCCGCCGCGAAGGCCCGCACGATCGCCGCGACCGAACCCGTCTCCCCGAAGATCAAGCGCGGCCGCACCATCAAACCCACCTCCCCGGAGCGGGTCGCCGCCATCCTCGATGCGCTCGCCAAAACCTACCCCGGCGTCGTCTGCGCCCTCACCCACCGTAACGCCTTCGAGCTCGTCATCGCCACGGCGCTCTCCGCCCAGACCACCGACGTCAACGTCAACAAGGTCACGCCGGAGCTCTTCGACTTCTTCCCCACCCCGAAAGCCCTGGCCGCCGCTCCACTCGAGGAGATCGAGCGCATCATCCACTCCACCGGCTTCTACCGGGCCAAAGCAAAAAACATCAAGGCCGCCGCGCAGGTCCTCGTCGACAAATTCAAAGGCAAGGTCCCCGAGACCATCGAAGAGCTCATTCTGCTTCCCGGCGTAGCCCGTAAGACCGCCAACGTCGTCCTCGGCTCCTGGTTCGGCATTCCCTCGGGCGTCGTCGTGGACACGCACGTCTCGCGCATCTCGCAGCGGCTCGAGCTCACCAAGAGCACCACACCCGAGAAGATCGAGCTGGACCTTCAGAAGATCATCCCGCAGGACCGCTGGATCAACTTCTCCCACGAACTCATCCACCATGGCCGCCAGGTCTGCATCGCGCGCAACCCAAAGTGCACCGACTGCACGCTGGAGAAGATCTGCAATTCCCTCGACAAGACTTGGTACAGCCACTGA
- a CDS encoding chlorite dismutase family protein: MADTITAPPAGRPASSYGAAPHDPSKPPVKRQIVCFTFYKVMPEWRRLPAEEKEAHKAAFAEVLARWNKPGEFLSLTYSTIGTRGDVDMCLWSIGYAVDELNKMRSELMATPLGGYLNVPHNFLAMTKRSQYQIDRPDESEGEGRGAIRPGGQKYIFIYPFWKTRPWYLLSAEERKRLMDEHIRIGLMYPRVKLNTTYSFGIDDQEFVVAFETNFPEDFLDLVQQLRETEISLYTLQDTPIFSCVRLQPTEMLNRLG, translated from the coding sequence ATGGCAGACACGATCACCGCTCCTCCCGCAGGCCGTCCCGCATCGAGCTACGGCGCCGCTCCCCACGATCCTTCCAAGCCGCCCGTGAAGCGCCAGATCGTCTGCTTCACCTTCTACAAGGTCATGCCCGAATGGCGGCGCCTCCCTGCCGAAGAAAAAGAGGCCCACAAGGCCGCGTTCGCCGAGGTCCTCGCCCGCTGGAACAAGCCCGGTGAGTTCCTCTCCCTCACCTACTCCACCATCGGCACCCGCGGCGACGTCGACATGTGCCTCTGGAGCATCGGCTACGCGGTCGACGAACTCAACAAGATGCGCTCGGAGCTCATGGCCACGCCCCTCGGCGGCTATCTCAACGTACCCCACAACTTCCTCGCCATGACCAAGCGCTCGCAGTACCAGATCGACCGTCCCGACGAGAGCGAAGGCGAGGGCCGCGGTGCCATCCGTCCCGGCGGCCAGAAGTACATCTTCATCTACCCCTTCTGGAAGACGCGTCCCTGGTACCTGCTCTCCGCCGAAGAGCGCAAGCGCCTCATGGACGAGCACATCCGTATCGGCCTCATGTACCCGCGCGTCAAGCTGAACACGACCTACTCCTTCGGCATCGACGACCAGGAGTTCGTAGTCGCCTTCGAGACCAACTTCCCCGAAGACTTCCTCGACCTCGTCCAGCAGCTCCGCGAGACCGAGATCAGCCTCTACACCCTGCAGGACACGCCGATCTTCTCGTGCGTCCGCCTGCAGCCGACCGAGATGCTCAACCGCCTCGGATAA
- a CDS encoding pentapeptide repeat-containing protein translates to MKLFQVAEPLEVVSCDLSGSSFHDVNLSGVKLENIKLTGAHLEDINATGLAIENANLTNASITDCTLDGMTINGILVTNLLAAYLAGK, encoded by the coding sequence ATGAAGCTCTTCCAGGTAGCCGAGCCTCTCGAAGTCGTGTCGTGCGATCTCTCCGGATCCAGCTTCCACGACGTCAACCTCTCCGGCGTAAAGCTCGAGAACATCAAGCTCACCGGCGCGCACCTGGAAGACATCAACGCCACGGGCCTGGCGATCGAGAACGCCAACCTGACCAACGCCTCCATCACAGACTGCACCCTCGACGGTATGACGATCAACGGCATTCTCGTCACCAATTTGCTGGCCGCATACCTAGCCGGCAAGTAA
- a CDS encoding inositol-3-phosphate synthase, which translates to MSTPGAAHEDAASIKPATGKLGIMIPGMGAVATTLIAGVEAVRRGFAKPIGSISQMGTIRLGKRTDGHSPLIKDFVPIADLNDIVFTGWDIFGGNLYDAAKTAGVLERDQLESMRPFLESIEPMPGVFDQHYVKRLTGQKVKVGKNKCDLANQIRNDIAEFKTKTDRQVMIWCGSTEIYLEQTEVHQTLEVFEKGLVNDDPGISPSMLYAWAALKEGIPFANGAPNLTVDIPALRELSKKMNAPICGKDFKTGQTFIKTVLAPAFKTRMLGVSGWYSTNILGNRDGEVLDDPESFKTKEVSKLGVLEHIFQPDLHPDLYGDIYHKVRINYYPPRGDNKEGWDNIDIFGWLGYPMQLKVDFLCRDSILAAPLALDLCLFMDLAARTPGLRGLGIQEWLSFYFKDPDTAPGVYPEHDLFIQSMKLKNTLRHIMGENLITHLGLEYYGE; encoded by the coding sequence ATGTCGACACCCGGAGCCGCACACGAAGACGCGGCCAGCATCAAGCCAGCCACAGGAAAACTTGGAATCATGATCCCCGGCATGGGAGCCGTTGCCACCACGCTGATCGCAGGCGTCGAAGCCGTGCGGCGCGGATTCGCGAAGCCCATCGGATCGATCTCGCAGATGGGCACGATTCGCCTGGGCAAGAGAACCGATGGGCACTCGCCGCTGATCAAGGACTTCGTACCGATCGCGGATCTGAACGACATTGTGTTTACCGGATGGGATATCTTCGGCGGCAACCTGTATGACGCAGCCAAGACGGCCGGCGTGCTGGAGCGCGATCAACTGGAGTCGATGCGGCCGTTCCTCGAGTCGATCGAGCCGATGCCGGGTGTGTTCGATCAACATTACGTCAAGAGGCTGACGGGGCAGAAGGTCAAGGTGGGCAAGAACAAGTGCGACCTCGCCAACCAGATCCGCAACGACATCGCGGAGTTCAAGACGAAGACCGACCGGCAGGTGATGATCTGGTGCGGGTCGACCGAGATCTATCTCGAACAGACGGAGGTTCATCAGACGCTGGAGGTGTTCGAGAAGGGCCTGGTGAACGACGATCCAGGGATCTCGCCCTCGATGCTGTATGCGTGGGCAGCGCTGAAGGAGGGAATTCCGTTTGCGAACGGCGCGCCCAACCTGACGGTCGATATTCCCGCGCTGCGTGAACTCTCGAAGAAGATGAACGCGCCGATCTGCGGGAAGGACTTCAAGACGGGGCAGACGTTCATCAAGACCGTGCTGGCTCCGGCCTTCAAGACGCGCATGCTGGGCGTCAGCGGATGGTACTCGACGAATATCCTGGGCAATCGCGATGGCGAGGTGCTGGACGATCCGGAGAGCTTCAAGACCAAGGAAGTGTCGAAGCTGGGCGTGCTGGAACACATCTTCCAGCCGGATCTTCATCCGGACCTGTATGGCGACATCTATCACAAGGTCCGGATCAACTACTATCCGCCGCGCGGCGACAACAAAGAGGGCTGGGACAACATCGACATCTTCGGATGGCTTGGGTATCCGATGCAGTTGAAGGTGGATTTCCTATGCCGCGACTCGATCCTTGCAGCTCCGCTGGCGCTCGATCTCTGCCTGTTCATGGATCTTGCAGCACGCACGCCGGGGCTGCGTGGGCTTGGCATTCAGGAGTGGCTGAGCTTCTACTTCAAGGACCCGGATACGGCACCGGGTGTGTATCCGGAGCACGATCTGTTTATCCAGTCGATGAAGCTGAAGAACACGCTGCGGCACATCATGGGTGAAAACCTGATCACCCATCTTGGGCTGGAGTATTACGGGGAATAG
- the yihA gene encoding ribosome biogenesis GTP-binding protein YihA/YsxC: MRLSPVFLLSATNPSHFPTEAKTHNAPEVAFLGRSNVGKSSLINALLGSKEAHTSSTPGRTRAINFFALHEGSGNNKKARPTLIFADLPGYGYAKISKSISSEWPTFIEPYLAERDQLALAVCLVDTNIPPQPSDTQLIHYFQQMQRPYLVVGTKADRVSKNVLNKNMAALRKVHEIDDILPVSAKTNDGIPQLWQRLHALAE, from the coding sequence ATGCGTCTTAGCCCGGTCTTCCTCCTCTCCGCCACCAACCCGTCACACTTCCCCACGGAGGCCAAGACCCACAACGCGCCTGAGGTCGCCTTCCTCGGCCGTTCCAATGTCGGCAAGTCGTCGCTCATCAACGCGCTGCTAGGCTCCAAAGAGGCCCATACCTCGTCCACTCCAGGCCGCACCCGCGCCATCAATTTCTTCGCCCTGCACGAGGGCTCCGGCAACAACAAGAAGGCGCGCCCCACGCTCATCTTCGCCGATCTTCCCGGCTACGGCTACGCCAAGATCTCGAAGTCCATCTCCTCCGAGTGGCCCACCTTCATCGAGCCTTATCTCGCCGAACGCGACCAGCTCGCCCTCGCCGTCTGCCTCGTCGACACCAACATTCCGCCCCAGCCCTCGGACACGCAGCTCATCCACTACTTCCAGCAGATGCAGCGCCCCTACCTCGTCGTCGGGACGAAGGCCGACCGCGTCTCGAAGAACGTCCTCAACAAGAACATGGCGGCGCTGCGCAAGGTTCACGAGATCGACGACATCCTGCCTGTTTCGGCCAAGACCAACGACGGCATCCCTCAGCTCTGGCAGCGTCTGCACGCCCTCGCCGAATAG
- a CDS encoding DedA family protein, which yields MSAKLVALLTGLSVTGKYTLVLLFMALQSACVPIPSEVIMPFAGAFLAHSQWDLVILATLASIAGNIGSIPAYWVGAKGGRPMVERFGGYVLLSRRDLDLVEHFFAKYGSITVLIGRMLPIVRTFIALPAGVAKMNQLRFHVYTFIGSWPWCYALAYVGMKLGNQWETNPKFKEVFHRFHLGVEFVLLVGIIWFVTSHWKNRIKAEPSAS from the coding sequence ATGTCCGCAAAACTTGTCGCCCTGCTCACAGGCCTTAGCGTCACTGGTAAGTACACCCTCGTTCTGCTCTTCATGGCGCTGCAGTCGGCGTGTGTTCCGATTCCGTCTGAGGTGATTATGCCCTTTGCCGGCGCGTTTCTGGCGCACTCGCAGTGGGACTTGGTGATCCTGGCGACGCTGGCGTCGATCGCGGGCAATATCGGCTCGATTCCTGCGTACTGGGTGGGCGCAAAGGGCGGACGGCCCATGGTCGAGCGCTTTGGTGGCTATGTGCTCCTCAGCCGGCGCGATCTGGATCTCGTCGAGCACTTCTTTGCGAAATATGGATCGATTACGGTGTTGATCGGTCGCATGCTGCCGATCGTGCGGACGTTTATCGCGCTGCCGGCGGGCGTGGCGAAGATGAACCAGCTTCGCTTTCATGTGTATACGTTCATCGGCTCGTGGCCGTGGTGCTATGCGCTGGCGTATGTGGGGATGAAACTGGGTAACCAGTGGGAGACGAATCCGAAGTTCAAGGAAGTGTTCCATCGCTTCCATCTGGGTGTCGAATTCGTATTGCTGGTAGGCATCATCTGGTTTGTGACCTCGCACTGGAAGAACCGCATCAAGGCTGAACCCTCGGCCTCTTAG
- a CDS encoding OmpA family protein encodes MLVLCSLTPVVAASAQANARQQQPHGDVPALDRFDIYAGYGYIHPVDSDINNYHYQPVYNPNATLSFTGYFNRHIGVQVEGGYFSGPNSDVLAAKCASQGLWCQYKDPNYYTAEAGPVFRYQFGRLVPFVHLLGGAARISGPINQPPTWGWATTGGVGVDYILPWWHNRIAVRPVQADFHYSQVNYGPLSPAPGFNGGLGEIYAYKISGGLVARFGSMAEPLPVQLACPVSPAVIYPGDPLNVTAQALNLDPKHKTVYEWKSSGGMLTPNDGGASISTAGLAPGDYTVTGHVSQGRRVNEQASCQGSFTVKPYEPPTVTCSATPSTLKTGDSSTITANGVSPQNRPLTYSYSSTAGQIAGTGPTTTLSTNGVPPGTINITCNVVDDLGKTAMASTTVTIEVPPVVAAVPQSQSLCSVSFERDRKRPVRVDNEGKACLDDVALNLNRDPASKLVIVGKYSSDEDQIAGEKRSVNVRAYLIEKGVDGSRIEVRVGDASGRSADDVLLPSGATYNNGGTTFDPSTVRPSLNGSARRHVARRHRTSTTN; translated from the coding sequence TTGCTTGTTCTCTGTTCGCTCACCCCGGTCGTAGCTGCAAGCGCTCAGGCAAATGCACGCCAACAGCAGCCACATGGCGATGTTCCCGCGCTCGACCGGTTCGATATCTATGCCGGTTACGGTTACATCCACCCGGTCGACAGCGACATCAACAATTATCACTATCAGCCGGTGTACAACCCGAACGCGACCCTCAGCTTTACCGGGTACTTCAACCGGCACATCGGTGTACAGGTGGAAGGCGGATACTTCTCCGGACCGAACTCCGACGTGCTTGCGGCCAAGTGTGCTTCCCAGGGCCTCTGGTGCCAGTACAAAGATCCCAACTACTACACGGCCGAAGCCGGTCCGGTCTTCCGTTATCAGTTCGGCAGGCTCGTTCCTTTCGTGCATCTTCTTGGAGGAGCCGCGCGCATCTCAGGCCCCATCAACCAGCCTCCTACCTGGGGCTGGGCGACCACTGGCGGTGTAGGCGTCGACTACATCCTGCCCTGGTGGCATAACCGCATCGCCGTCCGTCCCGTCCAGGCGGACTTCCACTACTCGCAGGTCAACTACGGCCCGCTCTCTCCGGCTCCTGGATTCAACGGCGGCCTCGGAGAGATCTATGCCTATAAGATCTCCGGTGGTCTCGTTGCCCGCTTTGGCAGCATGGCGGAGCCTCTTCCCGTGCAGCTCGCCTGCCCGGTCAGCCCAGCTGTCATCTACCCCGGCGATCCCCTCAATGTTACGGCTCAGGCGCTCAATCTCGATCCGAAGCACAAGACCGTGTACGAGTGGAAGTCTTCCGGCGGTATGCTCACACCCAATGATGGAGGTGCTTCCATCTCAACCGCTGGTCTTGCGCCCGGCGACTACACCGTCACCGGCCACGTCTCGCAGGGGCGCCGCGTGAACGAACAGGCAAGCTGCCAGGGAAGCTTTACGGTTAAGCCGTACGAGCCGCCCACCGTCACTTGCAGCGCTACGCCCAGCACACTGAAGACCGGTGACAGCTCCACCATCACCGCCAACGGTGTCAGCCCGCAGAACCGTCCGTTGACCTACTCGTATTCCTCGACCGCGGGACAGATTGCCGGCACCGGTCCCACGACAACCCTCTCCACTAACGGCGTTCCCCCGGGCACGATCAACATCACCTGCAACGTCGTTGACGACCTCGGCAAGACCGCGATGGCGAGCACGACGGTCACCATCGAGGTTCCCCCCGTGGTCGCGGCCGTACCTCAGTCGCAGTCACTCTGCAGCGTCTCGTTCGAGCGTGACCGGAAGCGCCCTGTGCGCGTGGACAACGAGGGCAAGGCCTGCCTCGATGACGTCGCGCTGAACCTCAACCGCGATCCTGCTTCGAAGCTCGTGATTGTCGGCAAGTATTCGAGCGATGAAGATCAGATCGCCGGAGAAAAGCGCAGCGTGAATGTTCGTGCCTACCTCATCGAAAAGGGTGTGGACGGATCGCGCATCGAAGTGCGGGTTGGAGATGCTTCGGGACGGAGCGCCGACGACGTGCTTCTGCCCTCCGGTGCAACCTACAACAATGGCGGCACCACGTTCGATCCGTCGACGGTTCGTCCGTCGCTCAACGGTTCTGCGCGCCGCCACGTGGCACGCCGTCATAGAACGTCCACCACGAACTAA
- the murI gene encoding glutamate racemase translates to MPTPTITLGVFDSGFGGLTVLRELLPLIPGARYLYLGDTARLPYGSKSRETIARYALSSGRFLLEQGAQHLVVACNTATALALDDLKHDLPIPVTGVIAPGAAAAKAAPGSHVLVLATSATVQSGAYTRALEAQDLTATEKACPLLVPLVEEGWLDNTSETQSVTAEVLRIYLAEAQREAPHATSLLLGCTHYPLLKPLIEATLLTMNYPLQIIDSAQATALAVARTIHTEPTTQISSASFYATDSIEKFQRLGSRFLGHPLPPVELIDLGG, encoded by the coding sequence ATGCCGACCCCCACCATCACCCTAGGCGTCTTCGACTCCGGATTCGGCGGACTCACCGTCCTGCGCGAACTCCTTCCGCTCATCCCCGGAGCCCGCTACCTCTACCTTGGCGATACCGCCCGCCTTCCCTACGGCTCCAAATCCCGCGAGACCATCGCCCGTTACGCCCTGTCGAGCGGCCGTTTCCTGCTCGAGCAGGGGGCCCAGCACCTCGTCGTAGCCTGCAACACGGCAACGGCTCTCGCTCTTGATGACCTGAAGCACGACCTGCCCATCCCGGTCACCGGCGTCATCGCGCCCGGAGCCGCCGCCGCCAAAGCCGCACCCGGCAGCCACGTCCTCGTTCTCGCGACCTCGGCCACTGTTCAGTCGGGAGCCTACACCAGGGCTCTCGAAGCCCAGGATCTTACCGCCACGGAGAAAGCCTGCCCGCTCCTCGTGCCTCTGGTCGAGGAGGGCTGGCTCGACAATACCTCCGAAACCCAGTCCGTCACCGCCGAGGTGCTCCGCATCTATCTCGCCGAAGCCCAGCGCGAGGCCCCCCACGCCACCTCCCTGCTGCTTGGCTGCACCCACTACCCCCTGCTCAAACCCCTGATCGAAGCCACTCTCCTCACCATGAACTACCCGCTGCAAATCATCGACTCCGCGCAGGCCACCGCCCTCGCCGTAGCCCGGACCATCCACACCGAACCCACGACCCAGATCTCCAGCGCAAGCTTCTATGCCACCGACTCCATCGAGAAGTTCCAGCGCCTGGGCTCCCGCTTTCTCGGGCACCCACTCCCTCCCGTAGAACTCATCGATCTGGGCGGCTAG
- a CDS encoding N-acetylmuramoyl-L-alanine amidase family protein, with the protein MTLRPHHTLALCLALAVPLAAQQTHDAPAIPAPIRNLIVLDPAHGGSDSGAHLTDSLLEKDLTLALAGRLKSTLTAHGFQVITTRDGDTGPTSDQRAELANHARASVCLLLHASNSGSGAYLAASSLTPSDDEHIALPWDTAQSAYVGDSASLLDLASKAFTSARVPAITLRSSVPPIDSLTCPALLLELAPNGRTPVTSADYQQSVADALTAAITAFRDQNDTTLKNAAPIPTPPPTPVKPKVPRPVTPKTPGAAQ; encoded by the coding sequence GTGACCCTCCGACCTCACCACACGCTCGCCCTCTGCCTCGCTCTCGCCGTGCCTCTGGCCGCGCAGCAGACCCACGACGCCCCCGCGATCCCCGCGCCCATCCGCAACCTCATCGTCCTCGACCCAGCCCACGGCGGCTCAGACTCCGGCGCTCACCTCACGGACAGCCTCCTCGAAAAAGACCTCACCCTCGCCCTCGCCGGACGGCTGAAGTCCACGCTCACCGCACACGGCTTTCAGGTCATCACCACTCGCGACGGCGACACCGGCCCCACCTCCGACCAGCGCGCCGAGCTGGCCAACCACGCCCGCGCCTCGGTCTGCCTGCTCCTGCATGCCAGCAACTCCGGCTCCGGAGCCTACCTTGCCGCGTCCTCCCTCACGCCCTCCGACGACGAGCACATCGCTCTCCCCTGGGACACCGCCCAGTCCGCCTACGTCGGCGACTCCGCCTCGCTGCTCGATCTCGCCAGCAAGGCCTTCACCTCGGCCCGCGTTCCCGCCATCACCCTGCGCTCCTCCGTTCCGCCCATCGACTCCCTCACCTGCCCCGCGCTCTTGCTCGAACTCGCTCCCAACGGCAGGACCCCTGTCACCAGCGCCGATTACCAGCAAAGCGTCGCCGACGCACTCACCGCCGCCATTACCGCATTCCGCGATCAGAACGACACCACCCTCAAGAACGCAGCTCCGATCCCAACCCCACCCCCCACGCCCGTCAAGCCGAAGGTCCCCAGGCCCGTAACGCCCAAGACCCCGGGAGCTGCCCAGTGA